Genomic segment of Thermodesulfobacteriota bacterium:
CGGTATGAAGGAACTCTCCGCGCGCGCCCTCGGGAAGCTCATCGCCGCGTTCGAAGCCGACTGGGCGAAGCTGTTCGTCCTCGAATTCGACGAGGAGCTGCTTCCCGGCATCAAGGACGCTATCCTGAGGCATTCCCTCCGGGGGGCGGACGCCGTCCACCTCGTCACCGCCATGTGGCTCCGTTCGGTATTGAAGGAGGATGTCGTGTTCGCCTGCGCCGACGCGAAACTGCTCGCCGCGGCGCAAAGGGAACGGCTGATCGCGTTCGATCCTGGCGGTTAGTTCGCCTTCCGGTAAAGAAGCAGGGCGCTGCCGTAGGGCGCAGCGAAGGCGCCGCGCCGGTCCGCTTCGGCGGACAGCCCGCACAGGACGCGGACGGCGATGCCGAACAGGTCGTCCCGCGCGGCGGCCCGGGCGAACCGCATGAGGGCCATCGCTGCCGTCGCGTTTGCGCCGAACGGATACAGCTCGACCGACAGGTGGCCGATATCGCCGGCGGCCGGAATCCTGTCGGCGAATCCCGACGATCCCTCCCGGTACAGGCGCCCGACGATGAAGGACAGCGCATCCTCCGCGGACCGCAGGTATCCCTCCTTCCCCGTGGCGTCGAACAGGTCGAGATGCGCCGCGGCCGCGGCGGCGTTGTCGGCGAGCAGGCCGCACGGAGGATCGCCCGCGACCCCCGGCCGCGCGAGGAACCGCGCCTGCCCGTCCCCCCTGTCCCACAGCGACTCCCGCAGGAAGTCCGCGAGCCGCTCCGCCCTGCCCAGGAGGGAGTCCCCTCCCGCCTCGTCGCCCCGGGGCGGGCCGAACGCCCGGTGCGCCGCCGCAAGCGCCGAGACCGTCTTCGCGTTGTACTCGGAGAAGATCGTGCGGTCGACCGAGGGCGGGAGGCGCCGCGCCCTTTCGTCCGCCGGCAGCGGGTAGTACGTCTCGTCCGCGCACTGGCTGCCGAAAAACGCGCCGGTGCCGGGGTCGTGCAGCCTGCCGAACAGGAACCGGAGGATGTCCCTTGCGGTCCCGGCGAAGCAGGCGTCGCCCGTCTTCCCGTAGGCCGAGGCGTACAGCGAGAGCAGTTCCGCGTTGTCGGAAAGCACCTTCTCGTAGTGCGGTGCGGTCCAGTCCCTGCGCGTGGCGTATCGGAAGAATCCGCCCTCCACCGGATCGAACAGCCCGGACGCGCCCATCGTCCGAAGCACTTTCAGGAGGATGTCCCCCATCTCCGCATCCCCTTCCAGGAGCCATGCATCCCGCAGGAAGGCGAGGATTTCCGCGACGGGGAACTTCGGCTCCTTGAAGAAGCCGGGGTGCGCGGAATCGTACATCGCGAGCACGGAACGTCTCACAAGGGAAAGGTCCTCCGGACGAGGGGACTCCGGCGCCGATTTCCTCGGCGCGGACGGATCGTCCGGGACGCTTTCGTTCGCGCGCATGTAATCGTCGACCTTCGCCCTCTCCTGCCGGTAGAAGTCGCGGCACTTCTCCAGCACGCCGGCAAGGGCGTCCGCGGGGAGGTACGTCGCGCCCGTCAGCAGCTTCCCGTCCGGCAGGAGGACCGCCATGCTGGGCCACCCTCCCTGGTTGTATCGCTCGTTGATGTCGGGACGGCGGTCGGTATCCACGCGTACGGAAATGTAGTCCTCGTTGAGCATCCTCACGACCCGCGGATCGGCAAGCGACGTCATGTCGAGGACGCGGCACCAGTGGCACCAGGTCGCCCCGATGTCGAGGAAGATCAGCTTCCCTTCCTCCGCCGCGCGCGCCAGCGTCTCCGGTTCCCACTCGTTCCAGAGGACGGAGGTCCCATCGTTGCCGTTGCCGTTCTCCATCGTATGCCTCCCTTCTCCGTTCCTCAGTTCGATGAACCTTGCCGTTCGCGGTTTCAGTAATCGTCCCTTCCTGGTAGACGCCCTATGTACCCCCTGTATTCCGTAGCCCCAGAGACTACAAGCGAGGACGGTATGCCGTTCCCCATGTCTGTCCCCATTCTGCGGAAGTTCTGAGGAACGTCCCCGTTCTGCTGTAGTCTCCGAGGCTACAGATTTCAGGAGGAGTATGGGGGTAGTGGGAGATCAGGAAACGTAATACAGGTAGAAACAGAGCCCCGACAGGGCCAGCGTGTACGGGGCGAAGCGGTGAAAGCGGCCGCGCACGACCAGCCCCTCGACCAGGATCAGGGCGGCGTATCCCGTCGCCATGGCAACGAGGAAGCCCGCGGTCGAGACGGCCGCGCCGTGCAATCCGGAAACGCCTTTCAGCATCGTGAACACCGTCCCGCCGAGGATCGCGGGGATGGACAGAAGGAAGGAGAACTTCGCGGCTTTCATCGGCCCGATGCCGAGCAGCAGCGCCAGGATGATCGTCGAGCCGGACCGCGAAAGGCCGGGGAACACCGCCAGCCCCTGGACGGTCCCGATCAGCAGCGCCTCCCACCATTCGATCCG
This window contains:
- a CDS encoding type II toxin-antitoxin system VapC family toxin; the protein is MIYLESSALVKRYVEEPGSDAVDRLLAEHRHAAISRLGYPEILSALNRKRGMKELSARALGKLIAAFEADWAKLFVLEFDEELLPGIKDAILRHSLRGADAVHLVTAMWLRSVLKEDVVFACADAKLLAAAQRERLIAFDPGG
- a CDS encoding DUF255 domain-containing protein, which gives rise to MENGNGNDGTSVLWNEWEPETLARAAEEGKLIFLDIGATWCHWCRVLDMTSLADPRVVRMLNEDYISVRVDTDRRPDINERYNQGGWPSMAVLLPDGKLLTGATYLPADALAGVLEKCRDFYRQERAKVDDYMRANESVPDDPSAPRKSAPESPRPEDLSLVRRSVLAMYDSAHPGFFKEPKFPVAEILAFLRDAWLLEGDAEMGDILLKVLRTMGASGLFDPVEGGFFRYATRRDWTAPHYEKVLSDNAELLSLYASAYGKTGDACFAGTARDILRFLFGRLHDPGTGAFFGSQCADETYYPLPADERARRLPPSVDRTIFSEYNAKTVSALAAAHRAFGPPRGDEAGGDSLLGRAERLADFLRESLWDRGDGQARFLARPGVAGDPPCGLLADNAAAAAAHLDLFDATGKEGYLRSAEDALSFIVGRLYREGSSGFADRIPAAGDIGHLSVELYPFGANATAAMALMRFARAAARDDLFGIAVRVLCGLSAEADRRGAFAAPYGSALLLYRKAN